A stretch of the uncultured Desulfobacter sp. genome encodes the following:
- a CDS encoding glycosyltransferase family 2 protein has translation MKDKIAVIVLNYFRCDLCKSCVTSVIEELPSVVFLIDNSADARERIKLENEFKAASNVRLFFPKSNLGFAGGVNLGLKQAVSSGHSRFFLLNNDAVLEKGSYSIIDKALIRHPGTLLSPGIVWERSRCDYHYYHKFLGLMTRNKPRSAKGWIPYFTGCALIFDLEVLRKTGYLDPTFFMYGEDVAFCYIAAGNNILLRTVPEELIRHEGSSSTKMASFFYEYYINRSHFLLSFRLNNSMGGIIAALILKTLPLSVRALMRSFRYKTLSPIKGFVLAPLNLPVRPSRKGKLSSCGLRVK, from the coding sequence ATGAAAGATAAAATCGCGGTAATTGTTTTAAATTATTTCAGATGTGACTTGTGCAAGTCCTGCGTGACTTCTGTTATAGAAGAACTTCCCTCTGTTGTTTTCCTCATTGACAATTCTGCGGATGCCCGGGAGCGAATAAAACTGGAAAATGAATTTAAAGCAGCCTCAAACGTCAGGCTATTTTTTCCTAAATCCAATCTTGGGTTTGCAGGCGGCGTCAATCTGGGATTAAAACAGGCTGTCAGCAGCGGTCACTCCAGGTTCTTTCTTTTAAATAACGACGCCGTGTTGGAAAAAGGCAGTTATTCCATTATCGACAAGGCATTGATCCGCCACCCCGGAACCTTACTGTCGCCCGGTATCGTCTGGGAAAGAAGCCGGTGTGATTATCACTATTATCATAAGTTTTTAGGTTTGATGACACGAAACAAACCTCGAAGTGCTAAAGGATGGATACCCTATTTTACAGGATGCGCCTTAATTTTTGATCTGGAGGTACTCAGAAAAACCGGATATTTAGACCCGACATTTTTCATGTATGGAGAAGATGTGGCGTTTTGTTATATAGCTGCCGGAAACAATATTCTGCTTCGTACTGTACCCGAAGAACTGATTCGACATGAAGGCAGCAGTTCAACTAAAATGGCATCTTTTTTTTATGAATATTATATAAATCGGTCCCATTTTCTACTAAGTTTCCGGCTTAATAATTCTATGGGCGGGATTATTGCTGCCCTAATTTTGAAGACGCTGCCTTTGTCTGTCCGGGCATTAATGCGAAGTTTTAGGTATAAGACCTTGTCCCCCATTAAAGGATTTGTGCTGGCTCCGCTCAATCTGCCGGTACGTCCAAGCCGCAAGGGTAAACTTAGCAGTTGCGGTTTAAGGGTAAAATGA
- a CDS encoding glycosyltransferase family 4 protein, whose translation MERIPNGTSAEIPLRVVFFSHSPRLEGAEKSLLSLAEFLRQQNKIEPLIVLPRSGRFSSMLKEKNIRYLVAPRMAWWVDKVRFRGMVLGPLKWIWNYFSWLFIRNDVKRFRPDIAYINTLVTPFGRIAAKDLNIPLVWHVRETIPKWLGVNYDFGRKWSLTRVSRSDAIIGNSIAVMKDISGYIPIEKSHVVYNGIKLYELDFGKTISNYDELSEGIPIRLLIAGSIMEQKGQATAVKCIAYLKEKGIQAVLILAGEEKANYGDTIRSLAKSLGVHQQVIWKGWQKDVRPLYKNAHITLSCSHGEPFGRTIIESMAYGTPVICSNSGGAPEIVKKVDPGLLFEDGDYKALAKIIINLGQNRSLNVQTVINGRKIVEENFSLPVYAAKIFQILWSVTASRMETCNRGSGKL comes from the coding sequence ATGGAGAGAATCCCGAATGGTACATCAGCAGAAATCCCATTAAGGGTTGTTTTCTTTTCGCACTCCCCACGGCTGGAAGGGGCTGAAAAGTCTTTGCTATCATTGGCTGAATTTTTGCGTCAGCAAAATAAAATTGAGCCGTTGATTGTGCTCCCGCGGTCAGGCAGATTTTCTTCTATGCTGAAAGAAAAAAATATACGATATCTGGTTGCCCCAAGGATGGCATGGTGGGTGGACAAGGTGAGATTTCGTGGGATGGTGCTGGGTCCCTTAAAATGGATTTGGAACTATTTTTCATGGCTTTTCATACGAAATGACGTCAAGCGATTCCGCCCGGATATTGCCTATATCAATACTTTGGTAACCCCTTTCGGCAGAATCGCTGCAAAAGACTTGAATATCCCGCTGGTTTGGCACGTTAGAGAAACTATTCCCAAATGGCTGGGGGTAAATTACGATTTTGGTCGGAAATGGTCGCTAACAAGGGTCAGTCGAAGTGACGCTATCATCGGGAACTCGATTGCAGTAATGAAAGATATCTCAGGCTATATTCCCATTGAAAAATCCCATGTGGTTTATAACGGGATAAAATTGTATGAGCTGGATTTTGGAAAAACCATTTCCAATTATGATGAATTATCCGAGGGTATCCCCATCCGCCTGTTGATTGCAGGCAGCATCATGGAGCAGAAAGGCCAGGCAACGGCTGTAAAATGTATAGCCTACCTTAAAGAAAAAGGAATTCAGGCAGTGTTGATACTGGCGGGGGAGGAAAAGGCGAATTACGGAGATACCATAAGATCGCTTGCAAAAAGCCTGGGGGTCCATCAGCAGGTTATATGGAAAGGATGGCAAAAAGATGTTAGACCTCTTTACAAAAACGCGCATATTACCCTCAGCTGCTCCCATGGAGAGCCGTTTGGCAGAACCATCATTGAGTCAATGGCGTATGGCACGCCGGTGATCTGCTCAAATTCAGGGGGAGCCCCGGAGATTGTTAAAAAAGTTGATCCAGGCCTTTTGTTTGAGGATGGGGATTATAAAGCGCTTGCAAAGATCATAATAAACCTGGGTCAAAATCGTTCATTGAACGTTCAGACTGTAATAAACGGTCGAAAGATTGTTGAAGAAAATTTTTCCCTGCCCGTTTATGCAGCAAAAATATTCCAAATCCTTTGGTCGGTAACTGCGTCCAGAATGGAAACATGCAACCGGGGTTCCGGAAAATTATGA
- a CDS encoding glycosyltransferase, translating into MDTLSKHFVSVIIPVYNDSKRLSIVVKSLIKQSYPKSRYEVIVVDNGSIDDSLIVAQGFKEKYPELIKTITENSIQSSYAARNKGLNAAKGDIVAFTDSDCIAHRDWILEGVNTLENNNCEIAGGKIELFFQISGSPNIWEIFDKHHFFRQRHNIEEAFFSVTANLFTYKSTFEDIGTFNSDLKSGGDREWGSRAAASNYNFVFTDKAIIYHPARHLLKQHLRKGRRVSLGLYDLYYRQHTRIDQIKMLLVRDTLPPIRRLISILTNEQIKGRKKRFELALLVLLFKYLNLYWNTGSTLRWRESRMVHQQKSH; encoded by the coding sequence ATGGACACACTCAGTAAACATTTTGTTTCTGTAATAATACCGGTTTATAATGATTCAAAACGTCTAAGCATAGTTGTGAAATCGTTGATTAAACAGTCATATCCAAAAAGCAGATATGAGGTGATTGTGGTCGATAACGGTTCAATAGATGACAGCTTGATTGTAGCACAGGGTTTTAAAGAGAAGTATCCGGAATTGATAAAAACTATAACCGAAAATTCCATTCAAAGCTCATATGCGGCACGAAACAAAGGCTTAAATGCGGCAAAAGGAGACATTGTTGCTTTTACGGATTCAGACTGTATCGCACATCGGGATTGGATACTTGAAGGGGTAAATACCCTTGAAAACAATAACTGTGAAATAGCCGGAGGCAAAATAGAACTGTTTTTTCAAATATCAGGCAGTCCAAATATTTGGGAAATTTTTGATAAACACCATTTTTTCCGTCAAAGGCATAATATCGAAGAAGCTTTTTTTAGTGTGACGGCCAATTTATTCACATACAAATCAACATTTGAAGATATCGGTACATTTAATTCAGACTTGAAATCAGGGGGAGATCGCGAATGGGGGAGCAGGGCCGCTGCCTCAAATTATAATTTTGTGTTCACCGACAAGGCGATTATTTACCATCCTGCACGGCATCTTTTAAAACAGCATCTTCGAAAAGGGAGAAGAGTTAGTTTAGGGCTTTATGATCTTTATTACCGTCAGCATACCAGAATAGATCAGATTAAAATGCTCCTTGTCAGGGACACACTTCCTCCGATTCGAAGGCTAATCAGTATATTAACAAATGAACAAATTAAAGGACGCAAGAAACGATTTGAACTTGCTTTATTGGTACTTCTTTTTAAATACTTAAATCTATATTGGAATACAGGGAGTACATTAAGATGGAGAGAATCCCGAATGGTACATCAGCAGAAATCCCATTAA